The following DNA comes from Thermodesulfovibrionales bacterium.
CACTTTTTTAACATTCTCTCGGTGGACAACTTAATGGGGGTGAGGGGGTTCTTGATCTCATGGGCGATTCTCCTTGCAACCTCCTGCCAGGCGAGCGCCCGCTGCGCTTTTATCACGTCCGTCAGATCATCAAAGACGACGAGAAGGCCGAGATAATGAGAAAGGGTATCCCGCAGTCCCATGATCGAGACCTTCAGCAGCCTTCGTTTTTCCCTGATGGTTGCCCAGACCTCTCTTTCGACACTGCCGAGATTTTTCAACCTGATGCCCTGAACGAATTCCTGAAGGGACTCCGATCTTATTCTGGAAAGGATCTCCCGGTAGTTTTTCCCGATGACGTCTTCCGGCGTGACGTTCAGGATCGAGCACGCCGCCCTGTTTATCGTGAGACTGTTGCCGTCGGCATCGAGGAAGATGACCCCGCTCTGGATGTTCTCGAGAATATTCTCCGTGTAGAGTCTTCTTCTGTCCGATTCGTTATACGCCTCCTGAAGAGATTCTTTGCCCTCGCGCAGTTCTCGTACCATGTGATTGAACGAGTTAATGAGGAAGCCTATCTCGTCGTCCCGCTCGATTCCGACTTTCACATCGAGATTGCCCAACGCAACTTCGCCGGTAGCCTGGGCAAGACTCTGAATGGGTTCCGTAATCCCTCTCGCAAATCTCAGCGCCGTCCAGAGGGCCATAAAAATGACGATAAGGGTAAAGAATCCGAGGAAGATGAGGGTGTTGATTTTCAGTGGCTGCTTTAATGCTTCGAGTTTTATGTAATCTTCATAGGCATTCTTGATCTTTTCTACATTCCGCGTGATTTCCCCGGGGATGCGGGATTCAACAATCAAGACTCCCCGTCGCTTACCGTCCACGCTGTCGGGGACGACAGCCCGGACCGTATCACCGCCCTCGTCCGACACGACTTCGGTCGCTTCCTTTCCGGCAAACGCCTCTCTGACGACATCGGAAGGGTTCTCCGGCATCTCGGTAAGCTGAATGACCGCGTAGTCCATCGGCAGGGAGCCCCTCGCGATGACTGTTCTCGCTGCATCGAGCGTCTTCTGCCGTTCCACCTCATAGATCGATCTCGCGATGTTCAGCGTGCTATCAATGGGTTGCCTGAACTGGGGGGTAAACCATCTGTCGATATAGTTTGTCACGAGACCGCTCGCTCCCAAGAAAAGCAGGGCCGATGGTATCGACGTGAGGACTACGGAGATGATCACGATCTGCGTTTTGAAGCGAGAACCGAGAACGTTCCGTTTCCTCTCAAGGGACAACTTCACCAGGCTCTTTCCGACGAAAAACATCAAGGTCAGGAGGGCAATAATATTGATGTTGAGAAGGAGAAGAAGAATAGCCCGCGTTGCTATA
Coding sequences within:
- a CDS encoding HAMP domain-containing protein yields the protein MKKLGLIFSGVLLFIVAASLIELHFMWIGSLSIATRAILLLLLNINIIALLTLMFFVGKSLVKLSLERKRNVLGSRFKTQIVIISVVLTSIPSALLFLGASGLVTNYIDRWFTPQFRQPIDSTLNIARSIYEVERQKTLDAARTVIARGSLPMDYAVIQLTEMPENPSDVVREAFAGKEATEVVSDEGGDTVRAVVPDSVDGKRRGVLIVESRIPGEITRNVEKIKNAYEDYIKLEALKQPLKINTLIFLGFFTLIVIFMALWTALRFARGITEPIQSLAQATGEVALGNLDVKVGIERDDEIGFLINSFNHMVRELREGKESLQEAYNESDRRRLYTENILENIQSGVIFLDADGNSLTINRAACSILNVTPEDVIGKNYREILSRIRSESLQEFVQGIRLKNLGSVEREVWATIREKRRLLKVSIMGLRDTLSHYLGLLVVFDDLTDVIKAQRALAWQEVARRIAHEIKNPLTPIKLSTERMLKK